A single Oryzias melastigma strain HK-1 linkage group LG24, ASM292280v2, whole genome shotgun sequence DNA region contains:
- the ost4 gene encoding dolichyl-diphosphooligosaccharide--protein glycosyltransferase subunit 4, with protein MVTDVQLAIFANMLGVSLFLLVVLYHYVAVNNPKKQD; from the coding sequence ATGGTGACCGACGTGCAACTGGCGATCTTTGCCAACATGCTGGGGGTGTCCTTGTTCCTGCTAGTTGTCTTATACCATTATGTTGCTGTAAATAACCCCAAGAAACAAGACTAA
- the agbl5 gene encoding cytosolic carboxypeptidase-like protein 5, whose translation MEARFGNIVFSSKFDSGNLARVEKVEKGNLSPASDTASSGSSSSGSHLAPDYEFNVWTQPDCAGTEHENGNRSWFYFSVKGAAPGKLLKINVRNMNNQRKLYSQGMAPLVRTLPGKNRWERIRDRPTTEIADNQFVLSFTHRLSEARGATTFFSFCYPYSYTECQEMLQQLDESHPNAAQLSPSSAASAVYYHRELLCRSLDGNRVDLLTVTNCSRMQEEREARLPKLFPDTNTPRPHRFAGKRVFFLTSRVHPGETPSSFVFNGFLNFILRRDDPRAHVLRSMFVFKLIPMLNPDGVVRGHYRTDSRGVNLNRQYLNPSPELHPSIYAAKALLLYHHTHNRVRANGSTHSQAPLKPTNLHQTPPLTALEVSLNQRNAEKDAALAQPVVSMVTEENSWTPAEVVKGEHDAESADVVVPQVEEPESIPPREGGVAYYVDLHGHASKRGCFMYGNSLPDESQQVENMLYPRLIAVNSAHFDFLGCNFSEKNMYARDKRDGQSKEGSGRVAIHKAIGLLHSYTLECNYNTGKTMNTIPPACHDSGRATPPPPSSFPPKYTPEIFEQVGRAVAVAALDMAECNPWPRLVLSEHTCLTNLRAWLLKHVRNTKGPNVHVHAPPKVLNNAMKASPPKNFNICLSGSTSENALSRTHCNSSQTPSPKMQNSPSFTFGYSAPRGQHNGTHAGARGGKAHGPAKDSKAQEKRRPAHLRSILRCPTNSHAPSCPRASPPSSSSSSSSSTCAAGSCPLPASVSMTGLSCPDFKAGEPADWSRIPFPVCSRRAGRAPANPRQPAETFKELGAAHILSSIKFRKFELQPNASRIPVRRAGSMDTPPLRGTKTSSESEVLTGMKVWKLLRPGLHKHLSGLSEKERPVQLAAASLNTSDGSLHYGAETILKTSPPGEAALQQAEGTEAVPEAVNMCETLTLCGEAC comes from the exons ATGGAGGCTCGTTTTGGCAACATCGTCTTCAGCTCCAAGTTCGATTCGGGGAACCTGGCCCGAGTGGAAAAAGTGGAGAAGGGCAACCTAAGCCCCGCCTCGGACACGGCCTCCAGCGGAAGCTCCTCCTCGGGGTCGCACCTCGCCCCCGACTACGAGTTCAACGTGTGGACGCAGCCAGACTGCGCCGGCACCGAGCACGAGAACGGAAACAG GTCGTGGTTTTACTTCAGTGTGAAGGGAGCAGCTCCTGGAAAGCTACTGAAGATCAATGTGAGGAACATGAACAACCAGAGGAAGCTCTACAGCCAGGGCATGGCTCCTCTTGTCCGCACATTACCTGGGAAAAACCGTTGGGAAAGAATTCGAGACAGACCCACAACAGag ATCGCAGACAACCAGTTTGTGCTTTCGTTCACTCACCGGCTCTCGGAGGCGCGAGGAGCCACCAccttcttctccttctgctACCCTTACTCTTACACCGAGTGTCAGGAGATGCTGCAGCAGCTCGACGAGAGTCACCCCAACGCTGCTCAGCTCAGTCCCAGCAG TGCAGCCAGCGCGGTTTACTACCACAGGGAGCTGCTGTGCCGCTCTCTCGATGGCAACAGGGTggaccttctcactgtgacCAACTGCAGCAGGATGCAGGAGGAAAGAGAAGCCCGTCTCCCCAAACTGTTTCCTGACACCAACACTCCCAGACCACACCGCTTCGCCGGCAAGAGG GTTTTCTTCCTCACCAGCCGGGTGCACCCCGGGGAAACGCCGTCCTCCTTTGTTTTTAACGGTTTCCTCAACTTCATCCTGAGACGAGACGACCCGCGTGCACACGTGCTGCGCAGCATGTTTGTGTTCAAGCTCATCCCCATGCTCAACCCGGACGGGGTCGTCCGTGGACACTACAG AACGGATTCCAGAGGCGTGAACTTGAACCGACAGTACTTGAACCCGAGCCCCGAGCTGCACCCCTCTATCTACGCGGCCAAAGCCCTGCTGCTCTACCACCACACGCACAACCGCGTGCGCGCCAACGGCAGCACGCACTCTCAGGCTCCCCTGAAACCCACCAACCTGCACCAAACCCCGCCCCTCACCGCTCTGGAAGTCAGCTTGAACCAGCGGAACGCGGAGAAGGACGCCGCCCTGGCGCAGCCGgtggtttccatggtgacgGAGGAGAATAGCTGGACCCCAGCGGAGGTGGTGAAAGGAGAGCACGACGCGGAGTCGGCGGATGTTGTGGTGCCGCAGGTGGAGGAACCGGAATCGATACCTCCCCgggaagggggcgtggcttattATGTGGACTTGCACGGCCACGCCTCAAAGCGGGGGTGCTTCATGTATGGAAACAGCCTTCCGGATgagagccagcag GTGGAGAACATGCTCTACCCCCGACTGATCGCTGTCAACTCCGCCCACTTTGATTTCCTGGGCTGCAACTTCTCGGAGAAGAACATGTACGCGCGGGACAAGAGGGACGGCCAGTCTAAGGAAGGCAGCGGCCGTGTGGCCATTCACAAAGCCATCGGGCTGCTTCACAG TTATACGTTAGAGTGCAACTACAACACAGGAAAAACCATGAACACAATTCCACCTGCCTGCCACGACAGCGGACGAGCAACGCCTCCTCCACCCTCGTCGTTTCCTCCAAAGTACACTCCAGAAATATTCGAGCAG GTGGGGCGTGCCGTGGCCGTCGCGGCTCTGGACATGGCAGAATGTAACCCTTGGCCTCGGCTTGTGCTGTCGGAGCACACCTGCCTAACAAATCTCCGCGCCTGGCTCCTCAAGCACGTCCGCAACACCAAAGGCCCGAACGTGCACGTTCACGCTCCCCCAAAAGTCCTCAACAACGCCATGAAGGCGTCTCCACCCAAAAACTTCAACAT CTGTCTGTCCGGATCGACGTCGGAGAATGCGCTCAGCCGCACCCACTGCAACAGCAGCCAGACGCCCTCCCCGAAAATGCAGAACTCTCCCAGCTTCACCTTTGGCTACTCCGCACCGCGAGGGCAGCACAACGGCACGCACGCCGGCGCCCGTGGAGGCAAGGCGCACGGGCCCGCCAAAG ACTCTAAGGCTCAGGAGAAAAGACGCCCCGCCCACCTCCGCTCCATCCTCCGGTGTCCCACCAACAGCCACGCCCCCTCCTGCCCCCGAGCGTCTCCcccgtcctcctcctcgtcctcgtCTTCCTCCACGTGCGCAGCAGGTTCCTGCCCCCTCCCCGCCTCCGTCAGCATGACAG GCCTCAGCTGTCCAGATTTCAAAGCCGGAGAACCCGCCGACTGGTCCAGAATCCCGTTCCCCGTGTGTTCTAGGCGTGCGGGTCGAGCTCCTGCCAACCCCCGTCAGCCCGCAGAG aCTTTTAAAGAGCTGGGGGCGGCACACATCCTCTCATCCATCAAGTTTCGAAA GTTTGAGCTGCAGCCGAACGCCAGCCGCATCCCCGTCCGGAGGGCGGGGTCTATGGACACCCCGCCCCTGCGTGGCACAAAGACCTCCTCGGAAAGTGAAGTTCTGACCGGTATGAAGGTGTGGAAGCTGTTACGACCCGGGCTGCACAAACACCTCTCAG GTTTATCTGAGAAAGAGCGGCCCGTGCAGCTCGCCGCGGCGTCCCTGAACACCTCCGACGGCAGTCTCCACTACGGAGCAGAAACTATTCTAAAGACTTCTCCACCGGGAGAAGCAGCTCTGCAGCAG GCCGAGGGAACTGAAGCCGTGCCGGAAGCTGTGAACATGTGTGAAACGTTGACCCTGTGTGGAGAAGCCTGCTGA